Proteins from one Porites lutea chromosome 3, jaPorLute2.1, whole genome shotgun sequence genomic window:
- the LOC140929318 gene encoding transcription factor 15-like: MAEECEGSIFAKDKKKRKRRGPRLTGVSKQRRLANARERKRVQSLNKEIEVLKSMLPLSPYEKKPTKTEVIWLAAEYIDELTKMLDKAQSEEEINEPLLDFDTLLSIDIEKLLDLDDFPPAEFEY, from the exons ATGGCTGAAGAATGTGAAGGCTCAATCTTTGCTAAGgacaaaaagaagagaaaacgtCGCGGCCCGCGTTTAACAGGAGTTAGCAAGCAACGAAGGCTGGCCAACGCCCGTGAGAGGAAGAGAGTTCAGTCGCTGAACAAggaaattgaagttttaaaaagtaTGTTGCCTCTTTCGCCTTACgaaaaaaaacccacaaaaacaGAGGTGATTTGGTTAGCTGCAGAGTACATTGATGAACTGACCAAGATGCTGGACAAGGCGCAGAGCGAGGAGGAAATTAACGAACCCCTCTTAGATTTCGACACTTTGTTGAGCATAGATATCGAGAAATTACTCGACTTAGACG ATTTTCCCCCAGCTGAGTTTGAATACTGA
- the LOC140931511 gene encoding transcription factor 15-like, protein MSSSSEEQLTEDSSQGDTENQSQKRRKVLKRLKRRGPRLTGVSKQRKKANARERNRVNILNNYIQLLRTLIPEPEKRTTKFDVIIGAAAYISQLTEILQGDNDTDVRDPEDFVEMETELN, encoded by the coding sequence ATGTCGTCATCAAGTGAAGAGCAACTTACAGAAGATTCATCTCAAGGTGATACCGAGAATCAAAGCCAGAAGCGTCGGAAGGTTTTAAAACGACTGAAGCGGCGTGGACCTCGATTAACTGGGGTGAGCAAGCAACGGAAAAAGGCCAACGCGCGGGAAAGAAATCGCGTTAACATCCTGAACAACTATATTCAACTTCTACGGACTCTTATTCCTGAACCAGAGAAGAGAACAACAAAGTTTGATGTGATTATTGGAGCTGCTGCGTATATCTCACAGCTTACGGAGATTCTGCAAGGGGATAATGATACCGACGTCAGGGATCCTGAAGACTTTGTTGAAATGGAAACGGAACTGAATTAA